A window of the Chlorocebus sabaeus isolate Y175 chromosome 8, mChlSab1.0.hap1, whole genome shotgun sequence genome harbors these coding sequences:
- the DDHD2 gene encoding triacylglycerol hydrolase DDHD2 isoform X4, translated as MPCPPQGGQESLRSGGAASFLLSLESEMSSVQSQQEQLSQSDPSPSPNSCSSFELIDMDAGSLYEPVSPHWFYCKIIDSKETWIPFNSDDSQQLEEAYNSGKDCNGRVVPTDGGRYDVHLGERMRYAVYWDELASEVRRCTWFYKGDKDNKYVPYSESFSQVLEETYMLAVTLDEWKKKLESPNREIIILHNPKLMVHYQPVAGSDDWGSAPTEQGRPRTVKRGVENISVDIHCGEPLQIDHLVFVVHGIGPACDLRFRSIVQCVNDFRSVSLNLLQTHFKKAQENQQIGRVEFLPVNWHSPLHSTGVDVDLQRITLPSINRLRHFTNDTILDVFFYNSPTYCQTIVDTVASEMNRIYTLFLQRNPDFKGGVSIAGHSLGFAKYCNGSRRYTYTRGRFEETSAL; from the exons ATGCCGTGTCCCCCTCAGGGAGGGCAGGAGAGCCTGAGGAGTGGCGGGGCCGCCAG ttttcttttgtctttagagAGCGAAATGTCATCAGTGCAGTCACAACAGGAGCAGTTGTCCCAGTCAGATCCATCCCCATCACCAAACTCATGTAGTTCCTTTGAGCTAATAGACATGGATGCTGGCAGCTTGTATGAACCAGTTTCTCCCCATTGGTTTTATTGTAAGATAATAGATTCTAAGGAGACATGGATTCCTTTCAACTCTGATGATTCACAGCAGCTGGAGGAGGCATATAACTCTG GAAAAGATTGTAATGGGAGAGTTGTTCCTACTGATGGGGGCAGATACGATGTTCATTTGGGGGAAAGGATGCGGTATGCTGTATACTGGGATGAACTAGCATCGGAAGTGAGACGATGTACATGGTTTTACAAGGGGGACAAAGATAATAAGTATGTTCCCTACTCGGAGAGCTTCAGCCAAGTTTTAGAG gaaACTTACATGCTTGCTGTAACTttggatgaatggaaaaagaaactggAATCTCCCAAcagagaaattattattttacacaATCCAAAG CTTATGGTGCATTACCAGCCAGTTGCAGGGTCTGATGATTGGGGTTCAGCACCCACGGAGCAGGGTCGACCAAGAACTGTGAAGAGAGGAGTTGAGAACATCTCTGTTGACATTCATTGTG gAGAACCTTTACAAATAGATCACTTGGTTTTTGTAGTCCATGGGATTGGACCAGCTTGTGATCTCCGCTTTCGAAGCATTGTACAGTGTG ttaATGATTTTCGCAGTGTTTCCTTGAACTTGCTACAGACACATTTTAAGAAAGCCCAAGAAAATCAGCAGATTGGGAGGGTAGAATTTCTTCCAGTCAATTGGCACAGTCCTTTGCATTCTACTGGTGTGGATGT agatCTGCAGCGAATAACCCTGCCCAGCATTAACCGCCTCAGGCACTTCACCAATGACACAATTCTGGATGTCTTCTTCTACAATAGCCCCACCTACTGTCAGACTATTGTGGACACAGTTGCTTCTGAAATGAACCGAATATACACACTTTTTCTGCAGAGGAACCCTGATTTCAAAGGGGGTGTATCCATTGCTGGTCATAGTTTAG
- the DDHD2 gene encoding triacylglycerol hydrolase DDHD2 isoform X5, protein MPCPPQGGQESLRSGGAASFLLSLESEMSSVQSQQEQLSQSDPSPSPNSCSSFELIDMDAGSLYEPVSPHWFYCKIIDSKETWIPFNSDDSQQLEEAYNSGKDCNGRVVPTDGGRYDVHLGERMRYAVYWDELASEVRRCTWFYKGDKDNKYVPYSESFSQVLEETYMLAVTLDEWKKKLESPNREIIILHNPKLMVHYQPVAGSDDWGSAPTEQGRPRTVKRGVENISVDIHCGEPLQIDHLVFVVHGIGPACDLRFRSIVQCEICSE, encoded by the exons ATGCCGTGTCCCCCTCAGGGAGGGCAGGAGAGCCTGAGGAGTGGCGGGGCCGCCAG ttttcttttgtctttagagAGCGAAATGTCATCAGTGCAGTCACAACAGGAGCAGTTGTCCCAGTCAGATCCATCCCCATCACCAAACTCATGTAGTTCCTTTGAGCTAATAGACATGGATGCTGGCAGCTTGTATGAACCAGTTTCTCCCCATTGGTTTTATTGTAAGATAATAGATTCTAAGGAGACATGGATTCCTTTCAACTCTGATGATTCACAGCAGCTGGAGGAGGCATATAACTCTG GAAAAGATTGTAATGGGAGAGTTGTTCCTACTGATGGGGGCAGATACGATGTTCATTTGGGGGAAAGGATGCGGTATGCTGTATACTGGGATGAACTAGCATCGGAAGTGAGACGATGTACATGGTTTTACAAGGGGGACAAAGATAATAAGTATGTTCCCTACTCGGAGAGCTTCAGCCAAGTTTTAGAG gaaACTTACATGCTTGCTGTAACTttggatgaatggaaaaagaaactggAATCTCCCAAcagagaaattattattttacacaATCCAAAG CTTATGGTGCATTACCAGCCAGTTGCAGGGTCTGATGATTGGGGTTCAGCACCCACGGAGCAGGGTCGACCAAGAACTGTGAAGAGAGGAGTTGAGAACATCTCTGTTGACATTCATTGTG gAGAACCTTTACAAATAGATCACTTGGTTTTTGTAGTCCATGGGATTGGACCAGCTTGTGATCTCCGCTTTCGAAGCATTGTACAGTGTG agatCTGCAGCGAATAA